GGATCGTCGAGCAGGAGGGCGGGTTCCTCGACCCGCAGGACATGCTGCCGGGCCTGACGCCGGACCTGCTGGCGCGCGAGCGCGGCTGGCTGGCCGCCGCCGGCGGCATCGCGGCGGACGGCCGCCTCAGCCTCGCCTTCCAGTCCTACGTGGTGCAGACGCCGCATCACACCGTGCTGGTCGACAGCTGCATCGGCAACGGCAAGCACCGCCCGACGCGGCCCGACTGGCACGAGAAGGCCGATACGCGGTTCATGGACGGGCTGGCTTCGGTCGGCCTGTCGGTCAACGACATCGACTATGTTGTCTGCACCCATCTCCACGCCGACCATGTCGGTTGGAACACGCGGCTGGACAATGGCCGCTGGGTGCCGACCTTCCCCAAGGCCCGCTACGTCTTCGGTCGGCAGGAGTTCGACCACTGGCAGGCGGCGGACGCCAAGGCGCCGGTCTTTCCCTTCCAGGACAGCGTCCTGCCGGTGGTGGAGGCGGGCCGGGCCGAGCTCGTCGCCAGCGACCATGCGATCGGCGACCATATTCGCCTCATGGCGACGCCCGGCCATACGCCCGGACATGTCTCGATCGCCTTTGGTAAGGGGCGGGACGAGGCGGTCGCCTCCGGCGACCTCATCCATTCGCCGCTCCAGGCGCGC
This portion of the Phreatobacter oligotrophus genome encodes:
- a CDS encoding MBL fold metallo-hydrolase produces the protein MGGTWRVGDLTIHRIVEQEGGFLDPQDMLPGLTPDLLARERGWLAAAGGIAADGRLSLAFQSYVVQTPHHTVLVDSCIGNGKHRPTRPDWHEKADTRFMDGLASVGLSVNDIDYVVCTHLHADHVGWNTRLDNGRWVPTFPKARYVFGRQEFDHWQAADAKAPVFPFQDSVLPVVEAGRAELVASDHAIGDHIRLMATPGHTPGHVSIAFGKGRDEAVASGDLIHSPLQARYPELSTKFDVDQALAAVTRRGFLERYCDTGTLCCMAHFPSPSVGRITRWGEGFACSPVDL